Below is a window of Vulpes lagopus strain Blue_001 chromosome 13, ASM1834538v1, whole genome shotgun sequence DNA.
gtttgtctcttttttcctcagtttccccctttgccatcaacttgtcttctatgtcactcccacgttcttccaccttgttaaccctcatcgttaggacttctagtttggattgcatctcattcaattaatttttaatctgcttgattagatctaaattctgcagtcatgaagtctcttaagtcctatatgcttttttctagaggcaccagtagctgtataatagtccttctgaactggctttctgacattgaattgtaaaccaaattttgtaactctgtgggagagaggactgtgtctgattcttcttttgaggtgaggttttccttctagtcattttgctcagtacagagtggccaaaaacaagttttattgggaaaaggagaaaacgagagagaaagaaggaaagaaaagataaaaagagaaaagaaaaaagaaaagtagagaagaaaagaaaaagagaaagaaaaagaaagaaaggtgaaaaaaaaagcttgggggaagcaaacaaattaaaaaaaaaaataaaaacacgggggagtatcttctgattctgtatgctttaagtcccttgacgtcccctggaactggtccgtctagctggtcttctgggggtgggACCTGCTGTGCtcattttcaggtgttagcacttggaggagctgctcttcccctgccaggtgcagggctctgtgggggttgttcaccccgtgaggccccgggaggaacaaccccagtggcggggccagctctgcagccctggagtcagcccccacaGTAGCTCTGGTGCTCttcgtctgcagggcctggaggctccggggcgcggccgctgatctgctcagccccgggcaggagcgtcctcgctgtcctgggccctcctggcctctgcctgtcccgggggaggccggatcctgggctgtgtcctggcgccctgtgctccggggcatgcgctgttggattcgcgctcccgcccggcagccccctccgtggagccgccgcccgagcccctccgagctgctccgggtcccgccgtgcgcgctgcagcccttagggagctcggcgcactctcccgggcgcaggtgcctgttagtgtcccagggagttcgagggcatccccgccctcctgggtcctgctctaactctctgcgggcccctttccgcccgggaaggttggtgcagctcctgcttctccgggacggggctctctgTCCTGGGGACCCTCtccctggccttagcccggctcctcgcggggcccctccccccttggaggccttttgtgtctttatttctttttccccatcttcctaccttgatagaagcgcgaactcttctcactgtagcattccagctggtctctcttcaaatctcaggccgaattcatagattttcaggatgatttgaagttatctcgtaatttggtggggacaggtgacttgggaccctactcttcctccGTCTTGCCCCCCCTCCTTAATTTGGTTTTTAACTGATTGATATAGTTGGCTGCTCCAACATTagtggcataaatatttataattgttaagtCTCCCTCTTGGATAAaccctttgagaatgatatagtgtccctctgcATCTCTTATGAAATTCTTCagtataaagtttaatttatctgatatgaggattgctaccctgctgtctttgaggaccatttggatTTTAAATGCCTTTCCACCCCCTCATTTAATTATGGAGGGAATGAATCTATATACACTCTTATAGACTGTATATAGATaggtttggggtttcttttttttagtgtgaTACCCTGTGACTTTGGACGGGATCGTTTAgacctggcctgccaggtgtctgtggagaggtctgctgttaccctaatactcttccccataaaagtcagggatttcttgtttcttgctgctttaaggatcttctctttttcttaggaatttgcaagcttaactattaaatgtcgaggtgttgagcagtttttcttgattttagggggggatctctctatctcctggatcttaatgcctgtttccttttccagattaggaaagttttcagctatgatttgttgaaatacactttctggacctctgtctcTTTTGGTGCCCTCTTAACCCCAATTAATTTTtcccttctgaggctgtcatttatttcccttaaccttcctcatggtcttttaattgtttttatctttttttcccagcctccttccttgccatcaacttgtcttctgtgtcactcacttgttcttccacttCGTTAACTCTCGTCATTAGAACCTCTAGTTTGGATTACATctgatttaaatgatttttaatttcagcctgattagatctaaattctgcagtcatgaaatctctttaATCccctatgcttttttctagatccactagtagctttataattgtgcttctgaattggctttctgaaatTGAATTGTCCTCCAAATTTTGTAAACctgtgggagagaagactgtttcttatttttttgtggtgatttttttcctggtattcattttgctcagtgcagagtggcccaaaacaagttgtactggaaaaagtagaaaaagagaaaaaaaaaaagaaaaattaaaggtggtggggggtgggaacatacagaaaacaaaaaataagggggagtatcctctgattatATATACTCTAAATCCGTTGACTCCCCTGGAATTTTCCATGGTGCTTCCTCAATGACTTGCTTTTCTCTGGTCCTAGCTGGTCTTCTGACGGTGGGAGCTGttctgctgattctcaggtgtgtgcccccccccccccgggggcgtggtctgcccagccccctgccaggtgcagggttcagtgtgagctgtttatcctgtgaggcccctgcttcCTGGTGGTCCCACTCCATCCCAGGTACGAGGTGACaacaggaggaacaacaacagtggtggtgGCCGGCTCTCCAACTGtagagtcagctccagcagtaactaccgcagctcccattTTGTGGGGGCCTGGATGCCACGGGTGTGGGGGCCACTGACCTGCACATCTCAGGGTGCCCGGTGGCAGGAGTGTCCtccctgccctgtgtcctcccggcccccgcctgtcccgggggggtGGGAAtcgccggatcctgggctgtgtccccggcgccctgggctctggggcctgcgccgCTGGAATCACGCTTCtggccgtgcagccccctctgcacggagcctccacccgagcccctccgagctgctcccaggtccAGCCGGGTGGCTGCAGCCCCTTAGAGAGCTCGGCCCCGGGGTGTGGCGCGctctccccggggtgcaggtgtctgttagtgtcccagggagcccgagagcatccccgccctcctgggtcctgctctaactccctgcgggcccctttccccccgggaaggttgttgcagctcctgcttctccgggccggggctctcctgtcctggggaccctcaccctggccttagcccggctcctcgtggggcccctcccccttggaggccttttgtttctttatttctttttccccatcttcctaccttgatagaagcgcgaactcttctcactgtagcattccagctggtctctcttcaaatctcaggccaaattcgtaggttttcaggatgatttgaaagttatctaggtaatttggtggggacaggtgacttggggaccctactcttctgccatcttgctccacctcctctgtgtgtttcttttaaCTCAGATATTTGACATTTATAGCACAAGATCTCTGAGGAAGTAAAGAGGGTAATAATAATTTGTGCATCTTAAAATACCTCTCATACCTTAAGCATAATACATAATTCTTATGCATTCTAAGTTctcttcagggacgcctgggtggctcagcagttgagtgtctgcctttggctcagggcgtgaaactttgtctggggatggagtctcatatcaggctccctgtgaggagcctgcttccctctctgcctttgtctctgtgtgtctcatgaagaaataaataaaaatctttaattaaacttttttttaaaaaaattaaaaagctctcCTCAAATCCAGGGAAATGTTATACTTACAAAATTTATGCATgtctgatatttgtctttcttcattttctaactGCTCCGTCTCAGAAGTTAACGTGACATACTTGGTTAAAAAGCAAATCAGTGGTAGGGTTAGACAACAAATGAAACTGCTTAGGAGATTCTTGCAAACTTTCCTGCCTGAGGTCTTTTTTCTGGCATCTCCATTCTTACTGACTCCTGAGTTAAATATATAGCATTCTGTGCTCATTAGATGTCAGAAAAGATGTGAGCACTTTTTCCTATTGGAAAAGACCATGGAAGGCACACAGGAAACTCAGATCCTTAGGAGATATTGAGGCGTTCTATACTTGCAGCTCCTAGTCTAGATATATTGCAAAggcatagaaaattaaaaaaaaaaaaaaaagctttgcttGTTTCTAGTAAATGGATCTTTACCACGTTGTTTTCAGTTAATGTTTCATTAGCtgaattaagtatatatataatcatcAACATATTGATTATATATGCTATAAGCTTCAACAGTCGTTGATTTACTTTTTTACCCTACATATGTCACTGAGTCTCTCTTGTCCCTGTCCTGTCCCTGTGTTAGTCATTGAAGATGTAATAGatagataagaaagaaaagaggattaAGATGAAATTTATGAATCTGAAGTCACTTGCATATGCTATAGGTAATTAAATATAGTTGAAGGAGATTGAAGAACTTGAAGCaaggataaaataaattatatttgcacaggataaaataaatgataaaaccgAGGGTTTTTAAGAATATGATAAAAGATACAAACAATTAATTTTTGCCTCAGGCATATAATGATGAGtaacatatgtatataaagaaaaagaacatttaattaGTTATTGTTCTATGAAAGCATTGTAGGatacatagaatatataaaagTTCTAGTGGGAACTGAAACCAATTTCCATATGATATATGCTGTTATCTAGGAATAGAgacttctctttaaaatataaaatatttcactttagagcatatcatatataaaaaaaataggactatGTAAGCACaatatatgggatgcctgggtatctcagtggttaagcatctgccttcagctcgaggTGAGAtccgagtcccaggatcgagtcccacgtcaggctccctgcatgaagcctgcttctctctctgcctatatctctgcctctctctctcttgtgtctctcatgaataaataaataaaatctaaaaaaataaaaaaaagaaaaaaaagaaatcttctatACGTTTTCTCTGTTCCTTGGATTCTTCAGTATTCTGACAAAGGGCAgcattttcttgctttattattatttttatttatatttatttatttactttctttattttttcttttaataacaaatttattttttattggtgttcaatttgccaacatacagaataacacccagtgctcatcccgtcaagtgcccccctcagtgcctgtaaACACAtttcaggggtgcttgggtggctcagtatttgagtgtctgcctttggatcaggttgtgatcctggagtcctgggatcaagtcccacatcaggcttcccgcagggagcttgcttctccctctgcttttgtctctacctctctcctctatgtctctcatgaataaataaatgaaatctttaaaaataaaaaaagctacAGTTCTGCCATTTCATAGTATTTGAAGGAATGTTGGAACCATATATGCATTAcaccatttttttcattgtatagtttttaaaaatgataatattgtaTGATTATATAGCTAAGCAATATTGCCTTTTTCTTGTGGGAATAACATGGAAAACCATTTTAGAAAGTAAGTTGTTAATATGTGTAAATTGACTTATGTATCCCCGTTTTTGGCTTACcaattgcatttctaaaaattccatataaacatataataataaacatagtCTAAAAATGTGGAGGTGTACTCAATGCAgctattaattaaagaaaaaatgtaaaccCTTCAATagtaaggaaaaaattaataaattgtggATTTTTTGAGACTATTTAATCATAATAGAAAAGCtcacaataatataaataaaaaagataatatagaaTTGTATATGTACCACGACAGCAAAAGCAATATAACTATACCATCTTAGAAAAACTTggcattacattaaaaaaagtaactggatttaaaaaattgttttcattttcttgaagtcATTTCAGTAAACTTCCTTTCCATGTGTCTTTTGTTCCTCTTAtattatttctgctttgtttttgcaGGATTTGCCTATTATCTCTTTGTTGTATAGAATAGCATATTTagctattttattgtatttaataaaCTACAGTAGCAGTAATTTGTTGTGTATagtagtcatttattttttccacagaaattcttttccatattctggaggccaagaaaattaaggccattccacctcaagtttagcattagcacaagtacagccatcttaggcccctatgaataagagctgaactttacaggaaaaactgcagaatgtccttggcagggaatcccatatcagaaagacagcagagctcagaatgccctcagcagagaatcccatatcaaatcttaagaaactcccccactctttcccccatattggaatggaaaaaaaattcctccccCCCCCATCTGAAAATCctctagaccagcccataaaaaaccaaGCAGTAACTCACTttggggtccaagcccctgctctgctgtgtggagtatacttggacccaagctcaagcttgtaaataaaccctcatgtacttgcattgGTGTCaactccttggtggtttctcggattcgcaatcttgggcacagcAATATTACCCTTAAGTAAGTTTTAAATTTGTCTCTGCATTTTTATAGTAGTTCTTTGTAAATtttgtataactttttaaattaattaattttactttttttactttagtGTAGTaagaggaatcttttttttttcttttggagttcaatttgccaacatatagcatccaacatatagcatgtcacccagtgctcatcccatcaagtgcccccctcagttcccgtCAGATTCCACATTCAGCATGATGCCCAATGTGAATGGGTTGAATTcacaaccttgaggtcatgacttgagctgagatcaagtgtcagacacttaactgtctggGCCGCTCTGTTACTTTCCTTATTTCatatctggttttcttttcattttttttacagtttattttattaaatgtaatctTATTTGTGTCATGGATgccaaatttcatttaaatacatttatgttctgatgtgggttttttttttcccttgtcaaGCTTTACTGGATATAAAGAagtaaagcttctataaacatgAGGTTGCCTGTACAACTTCTCACCTTGCATATTATAAATGAAAGCTTGTGCTTCTTAACATGTCCCATTAGGTTCCCAAAACTTCCTCCATTAGTGAGTGTGTTattcatatttgaaaattctgGAAGGCAAATTCAACTAGtcttttatgccttttatttctcataAACTGAATACTCATTATTTCAGCTGCTACCATGATGTTTACAGGGTATAAATTGCACAAAGTATTTTTTGGAAAGGCATCACTGATCACTGATTTACTCAGaaaattttcctgattttttatgTGTGCAGCCTTTTAATCTTCAAATTAGTCTTTGGAAGTAGACACAAGTCTAAATTTTCTCTTGTAGACtgtcaatgatattttaatacaAAGATGAATTTTAAGTGagcctcaggtttttttttttgtcgtaaGCTTCAATGACATGAAAAGtatgagtactttttttttttttttttttaaatttttatttatttatgatagtcacacagagagagagagagagagagagagagagagagagagaggcagagacacaggcagagggagaagcaggctccatgcaccgggagcctgacgtgggattcgatcccgggtctccaggatcgcgccctgggccaaaggcaggcgccaaacctctgcgccacccagggatccctgagtactttttattttcattgatgttttgatgatttcttttgccTTGTGGGAGtcataataaaaaatgagtaagattaTAGATTAAATCAGTTTTTCGGGGAtctctgggttgctcagtggtttagtgcctgcctttggcccagggcatgatcctgaagttcaggatcataaagattttaaaatgtttttaaaaaatcaatttttctatACCTGTACAATTCTGCTAAAATACTTGAGATTGAcaattgacatatttcactcTCTTTGGACAGAACAGAAAGAATGATGCACACTTTCTTTCACTTTCACtcaattattaaaattctttcaaGAGAATGGGAATAAATAATATGTGAATtgatcaacttttttttaaagattttatttatttattcatgagagacacacatagagagagagagaaacggagagggagagagagagacacacaggtagagggagaggcaggctccatgcagggagcctgacgtgggactcaatcccaggtctccaggatcacaccctgggccgaaggtggcgctaaaccagtgagccaccagggctgccctgaattgaTCAACTTAATAGAAGCTTACTTGTTTCATTGCTTTCACAATAAAGTCATAATTTACATTACAAATGTAATCAACATATCACAATTCtgaattatatttatgtttttcataatataaataagtTGATATAGTGAAACTTGTTCATTCTCTGGTTTAAACTAATGAGGAAATGGCTATATATGTTATTTCCaagtttgtaatatatatatatatgcttatatatatataatatgtatatataagacatgatatataacttatatatgtTATGTGTGTATAATACACAATGTGTgtgaaaatgtagaaataaagttATGTTTCATCTTTTACggaaatatatattataacacAATTCTTCACAGAGGGTGAGATGAATATCATTTCAGGTACGTTAGGGAATGTAAGTAACATTTCAGTTGAGCTTTTAGGAATAATATAccagataaatatatattacagagTGAAATGGTTTGTGAATGAAAGTGGATGGCATGGATGAAGAAGAGCAAAGAGTTTCTGTAAACATAGGATCTTGGATTCATGCAAAAAATGCTTGGGAAGAATGAAACACTCTTGTGACTGGAGTATGTTAGCTTCTTACAGAATTCTGTGGTTTTACTACTCCTTTACTACTACTCCTGTATTATGTCCAAGTATTCCAGAacttagaacaaacaatccatgCGCTAAGAACAGCCACTAAGATCATACTTAGGAGTCATGTATTTTTTGAAACTAAAACATTTCTCATCACCAGTGTTCTCAAGGCCCCTTTCACATCTTTGTTTCTCAAAGTATAGATAATGGGGTTTAAGACTGGGGTGACTATGGtgtagaaaagagaaacaaactttCCCTGGTTTTTTGAGCTACTTTTGGCTGGCTGAAGGTACATAAAGATGATGGTTCCATAAAAAATGATGACCACAATCAGGTGGGAAGAACAAGTCCCAAAGGCCTTCCGGCGCCCTGTTGCTGATTTTATCCTCAGCACAGTTTTTGTTATAAAGCCATAGGAGACTAAGATGAGTGACACAGGGACAATTAGAAAAATCACACTGGCCACAAAgagttctatttcattgattgtTGTGTCCACACAGGCCAGTTTGATGAGCACAGGAACCTCACAGAAAATGTGGTCCAGTTTGCGATGACCACAAAGGGGCAACTGCACAGTAAGGGAGCATTGAATTAAGGAGGTGATAAGACCACTGAGCCATGCTATGATGGCCAGGGAAGCACAAAGCTGAGGATGCATAATAGTTGTGTATTGCAGAGGCTGGCAGACAGCAGCATATCGATCATAAGCCATGACTGCCAAAAGAATACATTCAGAGGAACCCAACCCCATAGCCACATAGAGCTGGGCCACACATCCACCATagctcatgtttttttcttttttactcatgGTAACCAGCAACTGTGGGGCAATGCTGGTGGTAAAGCAGATGTCCACACAAGAGAGATTGCTTAGGAAAAAGTACATTGGAGTGTGGAGTATGGGGGCTAAATAAGACACCAAAATGATGGCAGTGTTCCCCAGAATGTTCAAGATgtagaaaagcaaaattatgaCAAAAAGGATCCTTTCTAGTTGGGGATCATCTGCAAATCCCAGCAGAAGAAATCCCATTTCAGAACTGTTGTTGCTTTCCTCCATTGTCCTGTAGATTTCAATTTGTAAAAGGATTAATATTCTGGAGAAAGAAGACGATAAGGTGAACAGTGGTAAATTGTGGTGTTTCTAATATGATTATCTTCCTTTTATAACATTCAGCCATATTGTAAAGACTGATAACACTTTTCTCAGTGTATGATAAcacttttctcaattttctttgaCAGAAAGTACCTCCTTTGTCATTTCCTTCAGCACATTTCACTCCTTCAAATGGGAACAACACTCGTCCATCTACAATGGATTGTAGCAATGGATGGTAACACCATCACAATACCCTCACTTGTTTACTGCCATAGCCTGAGAGGGTAATTATATGCCCTCAACTTTTCTTGGAGAAATATCTTTATAAACTtagtgatatttatttataaggcTCTATCCGTTTTGGTTTAATCCTCCTTAAACATTCTGccatcacatattttaaaattatacaatggCAGACAGATATGGAGGAAGCATGAAGAAAATTAGCACTTAGGTGTCTTTGGAGAGAATCTGGGTTAGTTATTGGTAGTGATGGTACATCTCAGGCATGAAAAAGACTTTGAAATgatacgtaaaaaaaaaaaaaaaaaaaaaaagaactgctgaaAAGATGATCTtgaacagagagaagagagagcacatgaaaaCCGAATTACCATCAACTTGGCCCAGTCATTGTTTTAAACACTGGAATTATGTTGACACAGAGTTTGAGCTGGTGATATTTTCTAACTAAACGACCATACAGCAATCTTACATACACATATTACTTTATGGCTTCTCTTCACTTCCCACCTCCATCTCTTCACTTATCTCatttacagttattttaaaatatattttgtgattattGTAGCTTACTTTTCAAGAGCTTTTGGGTAAGTTTGAGAAGTTACCTTGGCTGTCTTCACTGAAAgtatttccaattaaaaaaaaaagaaacaaaacaaaatgaaaaccttcagatcttttctttttaaaaaccaaatattacCCACCTGGGTGCCAACCCCCCCCCAACAAGATAATGGGTGAgatggagtaggaggaccctgggattgtgccAGGAGCACAACCAGATAACTATTAGATGATCCTACTACATACCCTAGAAGTTGACTTCAAGACTAACAGAAAAAATTCAACACCTGAAGGAGAGAAGAGACCACATTGAAGAAGGTAGGGAATGCAGAGACCTGGGTTATGACAGGAATGAATCATGAGTGCTGTGGAAGTGAAGGAATCATGGTCATGGGGAagggtgagagagaggaaaacacaggGGAATGCATAAGAAGAACATTCTCCCAAAACCATCAGCTTGGAAAACAGGAGGGTCTGGTTTTCAAGAGTTCTTGCAGGAAGTAGGATTTAAAGCCTGGAGGGTTTTTtacccccatttttaaaaaattggagttcaatttgccaacatacagaataacacccagtgctcatccccccaagtgcccccctcagtgactgtcacccagtcatcccaatcccctgcccacctctctttccactatcccttgtttgtttcccagagttaggagtctctcatgttctgtcaccctcactgatattttcactcattttctctcctttaccctttattccctttgactattttgtatattccacaaatgaatgagacgatataatgttcttctctgattgacttacttcattcagcataatatcctccagttccatccacgttgaagcaaatggtgggtatttgtcatttctaaagggtgagtaatattccattgtatacatagaccacatcttctttatccattcatctttcgatgaacaccgaggctccttccacagtttggctattgtggacattgctgctagaaacatcgggtgcaggtgtcccggcgtttcactgaatctatatctttgaggtaaatccccagcagtgcaattgctgggtcatacagcagatctatttttaactctttgaggaacctccagagttttccagagtggctgcaccagttcacattcccaccaacagtgcaagagggtttccctttctccacatcctcttcaacatttgtggtttcctgccttgttaattttccccattctcagtggtgtgaggtggtatctcattgtggtgttgatttgtatttccctgatggcaagtgatgcagagcattttctcatgtgcttgttggccatgtctctgtcttcctctgtgagatttctgttcatgtcttttgcccatatcatgattggattgtttctttgctgttg
It encodes the following:
- the LOC121474974 gene encoding olfactory receptor 2G6-like; translation: MEESNNSSEMGFLLLGFADDPQLERILFVIILLFYILNILGNTAIILVSYLAPILHTPMYFFLSNLSCVDICFTTSIAPQLLVTMSKKEKNMSYGGCVAQLYVAMGLGSSECILLAVMAYDRYAAVCQPLQYTTIMHPQLCASLAIIAWLSGLITSLIQCSLTVQLPLCGHRKLDHIFCEVPVLIKLACVDTTINEIELFVASVIFLIVPVSLILVSYGFITKTVLRIKSATGRRKAFGTCSSHLIVVIIFYGTIIFMYLQPAKSSSKNQGKFVSLFYTIVTPVLNPIIYTLRNKDVKGALRTLGQDRDKRDSVTYVG